In Sphaeramia orbicularis chromosome 14, fSphaOr1.1, whole genome shotgun sequence, the following are encoded in one genomic region:
- the nlgn2b gene encoding neuroligin-2b gives MTKRAFILDMLFFPLNAASHQGYGGKRHHTSQQVANQCLVWLLGLVLHLTLSSCQRVDLKHPIVTTGYGKIRGIRKELSNDILGPVEQYLGVPYATAPIGERRFQPPEAPGSWQETRNATNFAPVCPQNVHGVLPEIMLPVWFTDNLDAAATYVQNQSEDCLYLNIYVPTEDGPLTKKQDESSLNRPRDEDIRDRRKKPVMLFIHGGSYMEGSGNMFDGSVLAAYGNVIVVTMNYRLGVLGFLSTGDQSAKGNYGLLDQIQALRWLNENIGHFGGDPERITIFGSGAGAACVNLLILSHHSEGLFHRAIAQSGSAISSWSVNYRPLMYTKILARKVGCSLGDMAELVDCLRRKSFRELVDQDIQPARYHIAFGPVVDGDVVPDDPEILMQQGEFLNYDILLGVNQGEGLKFVDDSEGEDGISAASFDYTISNFVDNLYGYPDGKDILRETIKFMYTDWADRDNSDMRRKTLLALFTDHQWVAPAVATAKLHAEFQSPVYFYTFHHHCQTEARPDWADAAHGDEIPYVFGIPMVGATDLFPCNFSKNDVMLSAVVMTYWTNFAKTGDPNFPVPQDTTFIHTKPNRFEEVVWTKFSSKDKQYLHIGLKPRVRDNYRANKVAFWLELVPHLHSLHEEIISSITTRHPPGPKHKITHVPGTPSTRRPVTSPSPIDLGPDGSERPRYNPFPSETRDYSTELSVTVAVGASLLFLNVLAFAALYYKRDKRHELMQRRHRRLSPQRGTTMGMGVGMGVVGSPPHNDLALSQEEELMSLQMKQQRVELEHGTPLPSRGVHGDLEPLRPPVCPPDYTLALRRAPEDVPLMTANTITMIPSTISSMQPLHPFNTYPPVPAPSTTPVPSHSNNALPHQHSTTRV, from the exons ATGACTAAAAGAGCCTTTATTTTGGACATGTTGTTTTTTCCTCTGAATGCTGCCAGCCACCAAGGCTATGGTGGGAAGCGTCACCATACTTCTCAACAGGTTGCCAATCAATGTCTGGTGTGGCTCTTGGGACTAGTCCTTCACCTGACCCTTTCCTCATGTCAGCGGGTTGACCTGAAACACCCCATAGTGACCACAGGCTATGGAAAGATTCGTGGTATCAGGAAGGAGCTTAGCAATGACATCCTGGGCCCGGTGGAGCAGTACTTAGGTGTGCCATATGCTACGGCGCCAATCGGCGAGCGCCGCTTCCAGCCTCCGGAAGCTCCTGGCTCTTGGCAAGAGACACGAAACGCTACCAATTTTGCACCTGTGTGTCCCCAGAATGTCCATGGGGTGTTACCTGAGATCATGCTGCCGGTGTGGTTCACAGACAATCTGGATGCTGCAGCAACTTATGTTCAGAACCAGAGCGAGGATTGCCTTTACCTCAATATTTATGTACCCACTGAAGATG GTCCGCTTACAAAAAAGCAAGACGAGTCTTCACTGAACAGACCAAGGGATGAAG ATATTCGAGACCGTCGTAAGAAGCCAGTGATGCTGTTCATCCATGGAGGCTCATACATGGAGGGCTCAGGGAACATGTTCGATGGCAGCGTTCTTGCTGCCTATGGAAATGTCATCGTGGTCACCATGAACTATCGCCTTGGTGTGCTCG GGTTTCTGAGCACAGGGGACCAGTCTGCTAAGGGGAACTATGGCTTGTTGGACCAGATCCAGGCCCTGCGCTGGCTCAATGAAAACATTGGCCACTTTGGAGGGGACCCAGAGAGAATCACCATCTTTGGCTCTGGAGCTGGTGCCGCCTGTGTGAACCTTCTCATCCTCTCGCACCACTCTGAGG GCCTGTTCCACAGAGCCATTGCTCAGAGTGGCTCCGCTATCTCCAGCTGGTCAGTCAACTACCGACCACTGATGTACACCAAGATCTTGGCCAGGAAAGTTGGCTGCTCTCTGGGGGATATGGCTGAGCTGGTGGATTGCCTGAGGAGGAAGAGTTTCCGCGAGCTGGTGGACCAGGACATCCAGCCTGCACGCTACCATATCGCTTTTGGCCCTGTCGTAGATGGGGACGTGGTTCCGGATGATCCTGAGATCCTCATGCAGCAG GGCGAATTCCTCAACTACGATATATTGCTGGGTGTAAACCAAGGAGAGGGCCTGAAGTTTGTTGATGACAGCGAAGGAGAGGACGGAATATCAGCAGCCTCATTTGACTATACCATCTCCAACTTTGTGGATAATCTGTACGGATACCCTGACG GTAAAGATATCCTACGGGAAACTATAAAGTTCATGTACACAGACTGGGCTGACAGGGACAACAGTGACATGCGTAGGAAGACCCTCCTGGCTCTGTTCACAGACCATCAGTGGGTGGCCCCAGCTGTTGCCACTGCCAAACTGCACGCTGAGTTCCAGTCACCTGTCTATTTCTACACGTTCCACCACCACTGTCAGACTGAAGCGAGGCCAGACTGGGCAGACGCAGCCCACGGAGATGAAATCCCCTACGTGTTTGGGATCCCCATGGTGGGAGCCACTGACCTCTTTCCATGTAACTTCAGCAAGAATGATGTAATGCTCAGCGCTGTAGTCATGACATACTGGACCAACTTCGCCAAGACAGG agATCCTAACTTTCCTGTTCCTCAGGACACCACTTTCATCCACACCAAGCCTAATCGCTTTGAGGAGGTCGTCTGGACCAAGTTCAGCTCCAAAGACAAACAGTACTTGCATATTGGCCTCAAGCCTCGTGTCAGAGATAACTATCGGGCCAACAAGGTGGCCTTCTGGCTGGAGCTGGTACCACATCTCCACAGCCTCCATGAGGAAATCATTAGCTCCATTACAACTCGACATCCGCCCGGGCCCAAACACAAGATCACTCACGTCCCTGGCACCCCCTCTACACGGCGCCCTGTTACGTCCCCCTCTCCAATCGATCTGGGGCCTGACGGTTCAGAGAGACCCCGGTATAATCCCTTTCCCAGCGAGACCCGGGACTACTCCACCGAGCTGAGTGTGACCGTAGCTGTGGGTGCGTCACTCCTTTTCCTGAATGTGCTGGCTTTTGCAGCGCTTTACTATAAACGGGATAAGCGCCATGAACTTATGCAGAGACGCCACCGCCGACTGTCCCCTCAACGTGGCACCACAATGGGCATGGGAGTTGGCATGGGAGTCGTGGGATCACCACCGCACAATGACCTGGCACTGAGTCAGGAGGAGGAATTGATGTCACTGCAGATGAAGCAGCAAAGAGTGGAGCTGGAGCACGGCACGCCCCTCCCGTCCCGTGGCGTCCATGGTGACCTGGAACCTCTTCGGCCTCCCGTGTGTCCACCTGACTACACGTTGGCCCTGCGGCGGGCACCGGAAGATGTGCCACTGATGACAGCCAATACCATCACCATGATCCCCAGCACCATCAGCAGCATGCAGCCCCTCCATCCCTTCAACACTTACCCCCCAGTCCCGGCCCCCTCCACTACACCTGTCCCCAGCCACAGCAACAATGCCCTGCCACACCAACACTCCACCACCCGTGTATAG